From the genome of Setaria viridis chromosome 1, Setaria_viridis_v4.0, whole genome shotgun sequence:
AAATGTAGCACCTTCCCAATGCAAAGCTTTCTCAGAAACTCTCTGCTTTCCCATGCAAAGGGCTCATCCACTCCACCACGGCGAGCCTAGAACACCATGAACTTTCGATGTGAATTAGGAAGCAAAAAATGAAAAACTTCACAAATGAGTGGAATATCAAGAAGCTACAATTGATGCAAGTAAATATTCCTAGGTTGGAAGTTTAGTAACAAACCAATGACTTCCACCAAATTCAAAATTAAGGTTAAGTGAAAAGGCCAAACGATATCCTGCATTACCAACAAAGATTTCATGACACGCAGATTGAATCTTACCAGTCTTGGTGCCATAAGGTAGGACAGGGTGATGGACTTCTCGGGTGGGATCTCAGCCTTTGTGCTTCCCATGATGAGTAGACAATCCCCAGATGTCACAGCCTTCACCTTACCCCTCAACCATCCTGAGGCTCCTGTGTTGGTCGCCATGATAGCAGCTTACACCCTGCGATCAAATGAAAAGGATGAGCATTTATTACGAGATTAGTGTAACCTAATTTAGTCTCATTTCCTATCGCAATTGATAACTCTCATTTTTTTCTGATATTTGCATTTTACAGAACCACAGGTAGCTAAATGATGAAAATGGCAAATACACGGAGATGTTTAATTGGAACAATGTCAGATTTCACATAAACCCCCTTTGAACATACAAACGAATTCGGGTAATCCTAGGACTGTGTCCCATGGTCAGACAATACCAGCCACTCCGTTTTTCAAACAACAAAGAAGAATAAACAACAGGGCTGCATGTATTGAAAGGGAAACTGATATCTCAGGAGTATGCGTCACAGGCATGCAGGAATATAAAGTGCACAGGTTGATAGTCCATGACCAGATGACCTCCCACTTTTATCCTACAAAGGAATTATTCAGCACGAGCAGGTTTCTGTAAAGGGAAACACGGAAAGAATTGCACACGAAAGATTTGGCCCACCCCTACCCCCAAATACCCGCAAGAGTCCAACCACCCACTCGCAGGAGGGTCACGCGAACCCAGCCACCTTTCTGCCACGGCGCAAAAGCGCGGCAGAACAGCAGGGGCAATGCGCTCAGAGCGCGTaaatccaaatccaaatccTACTGAAATCTAATAATCCGTAGCCCACCCTCTAACGCCATGCAGAGCCGCGACCGTACACGCAAGCGCAGATCTGGCACTGGCACCACACGAATCCGCGCGATCTCGTAGAATTCCGGCCTCGGCGGCCGGGCACCGAGCAGAGCAGGCTGCGCCCGCATCGGATCAAGCGCGGGCCGCGGCCGCAACGCCCAGATCGGGCCGAGGAGCGGTCTTAAACGCCCAGATCTGCGAGCTAACCCACCCAAGCCGCCACAAAACCGGTACGTGCGCATCGGATCAGGGAGAAAGGGAGCTCACCTGGCCTCGGCGGGATCGCCCCCGACGCGGCGAGAAGAAGAGGCAGATCTGGGGCGACCGGATAAGGCGCGGGTTGCCTCCGCTCCGGCGGCGTCGGTACACGGGCACGGGGGGATGAGCGCGCCTctcgccggcgcggcgacgaGGCGAGGGGCAGAGGAACGGGAGCGCGTGAGGTTTTTGGGGTGTAGCGAGTGGCGAAAtgagggaggggagaggcgaCTGGGGGAGAAGGGAGGTAGTTTatagtgagagggagggagcgcGAGCGGGCCGGGGCGCGACGCCACGCGATGGATGGGGAGGTGGAGAAGCAGCAGGCCGGTTTGGCTTGGTTGGGGGACCGACCCGTCCCGTGCGcgtgcgcccgcgcccgcgtcaTGGAATGGATGGGCTCGACGAGGCGACGAGGCCTGCCCGCCGCTCGCTTTCGCAGAAATGTGCGTGGAGTTTGTTGGGGGCGCGCGAGATCCGACGGCACCAGCGGGAGCTGGAAAGGGCAAGCTCTGCGTGTGGTAGGCTGCTGATTTGTTCTGTTCGTCGCGGTAAGATGAGTAAGACGCGGGTGAGGGCAAGGTGGGGGCAAGTGTAAGAAGGTTTGGTCATGGCGTGTGCTAGCGGTTAGCTTAGCTTTTCCTTCATGCGATTCTATCTGGTCGACGTGTTTTACACAGTTACCGTGCCACCACCGCGATGACTGAAGCAGGGGGAGATGCTAGATGTTAGGTTGCTATAGGACGCTTCCCTTCCGTATCTCCGGTGACGGACGATGAAGGGAGCGGACCGgcatgatgacgatgatggcgGTGCCGGCACTACACAATCAGAGTTGGAGGGGAAAGacggaggtagaagaagaggCGTGTTATTTACTATGCGACAAGGAGTCAAGAGGTAACGGAAAAATAAACACACAGTCGTTAATTCGGTTGAATGAGCTACTTCCCGTTATATTCTAATAAATTTGAATAAATGCATATTCATTATAAACTTACACGTGCTAAAATCACCCATTTAACCTcatgtttttttctctttgacTAATTTCTTTATTAGATTAAGAAAAAGGTAAAGATATGCACAATTGCAAATTAAAAGATGTTGTACAACAATAAGAAATATTACCGGCAATGTGGGTTTATATGAAAATAAAGACCATTGGTCCACTATAACTCGACACCAAAGTTTGAAATATGATAAAATACATTGGTGATGTGATGTCTATCCAAATTCCAAAACAAAAGTCCTTGGGTATTACCAAAATTGAATAAAAAAGGAAGCCATTCATTGCATGATTTGAAAATAACTAAAATTGGAATGAAAAGTAAAATGGTATTAGGAAATTGAgattattttattaaaatttgtTAAATTTCAATGTGAGCTTTGTTTACACTAAAGAAAGATCTAAAGTCAATCAAAAGCAAAATATCATTAAATGTTTTCATTTATTAAGAGACCACATAAAATTCCAACCATTATTATATTCCAATTCTACTTATAAACTCCAATCGTTACTTCAATTGAAAGTTTTGGCTTCTATGGGTCCAACCACTAGGTTACATATCTCGAAAAAAGCAAGGGGCTATAATTGGTCGGATATGCTACTATATTTCAGTTAATGTAAAATTCCTTGTAACCCTACCCATGCCAAATTCGATGCTAACGATATTACCGCCTATGAATAAAATCATTTATAGTGTGTGATGTATAGTAGCATTTGACCTAACTTGTCAATTTTTGACACTACAATACAATATTATTACATATTTATAGAAGCCATTTATTTGTTCAAGATTTAACAACGCATTCTTATAATCAACCGTTGGTTGGCATTATGTTTGTTTACGATGTGTTTAACTCGAGTTTCTTTGGAATACATTTTTTGTTTCAATAGGCTGCTCATAAGTTGTTGCTCTTGGCCTTACATGGCTCGAAGGAGTTCAAGGTAGGTACTCTCTTcaatgaaaaaataaaataaaataggaCTCTAAAAGCTGTGATCAATCAAACCTCACCATTTCCTGATAAGGATCGGGACGTTTGTTTTGCCAATCATATCTCTTGTGTTGTGCTCACCAATACATAAGATTCCATGGATTTAAAATGTAATATTTAAAAAGGCTATCAAGTATTCTTTCCAACATATGAAACTTTACAAGATTTGGAGTTTTGTACAAAGAGTTATGGTAATTTGATTGAAAATTGCGCAGGTTGTCACATTGACGCGCGGACATTGTATAACGTGGAGAGCCTTCTGTTTGGAAGCCCATATTCATCATATTCGACTCTACCCCAAGTTTAGAAGAGATTTGAATACTTTGTTTTTCAAGTTTGGCAAGCATTGGGTTCAAATAGAAGATGGAGTTTGAAGATTGGAAGATTTGAATTCAATTCGGATTGCCACGTCACCGCTTGACAACTCTGGATTATAAAGTCCATATATCCTACGTACGGAGTTCATTTTGGACATTTGATTACTCTTTGGAAAGCTTATTTGATTGCCTACATGATGGCTGGAGTCCTAGGCCGAGGATCCTTAAGGATGCGCAGCACTTCAAAAGGGAAGACGGCAACATATTAAGTCCAAAGTTTGTAAGAGTCCAACTTTAGATTTTAGGTTTCCTTAGGTACTATGTAAGTTAGCTATGTAATTGTAGACTCAAATTATGAATTGATTTAGCTATTTGCTTCTTCATGATAAAAGTCTCATACATGTTCTTCCTATGCATATCATAGAAGGGGAATTGGATGCTGTGCCAAAGATCgtgcttccttttccttttcctcggGGTTTGAGGGTTCAATGGCAACCTATCAAAATTGTGCTTGCTGATCCAAGGTGATCAGAGAGTGCAATAGTTATCTTCCCACCACATCTTGTGGTTCAGTGATCCTACTTCGAGAAAATCGGCCTGTATCATCTTGCTCTGTTtgatgaaaaataaaataaaagaggcCTTTGAAAGTTGTGTTTAATCCAACGTCACAATTTCCATGGAAAAAAGGACAACAATAGTGGGGTAGTGATTCCAGGGCTGCTTCGGAGTTGTGCCAATTCTCGATGTATAGTCTAAATGATGATAAGTATCTAAAACCACAAAAAAGCATTCactgcaattattttttaagcATTTTTATATCATGTCACTTACATTCCTACAAAAGCGAGTTGAGTTCTCATCATCCTACCAATTGCGCAAAGATAGTCGAATCATCATACCAATTGCATGAAAACAATATGATCGGTGATAAAATAGACAAACCTTCTGTAGATCGGGGAAGCAAATACAAGCTTTGAGCTGGTATGGCGCAAATGGCACGGCCAACAAGAGCAACGGACCATGCACAATTGCACAACGTAAGATCGGTTTGGTTGCAAGAATCGTTTTGATTATTACTAGAATCAGCAAAATATTTGCCAAAACGGTGAAAACAACTAATATTTTTCCTTGAATCGCCTTGAAACATTTCTCATTTTAATAATGGAATCACCAAACAGGTGTTTGTCAGCGATTCTAATTTTTGATAGCCATCTTTTTAACAAGCACCTTGAAACGTTTCTCATTTGAATGGAATCTCCAAAGAGGTGTATTTCACCGATTCTAATTCGTTTAAGGGAGAATCtgaataaaaaatattgatagcCAAAAGATTTTAACAAGTGATTTTGTAACAAAGTGATTTTGATTCagcataaaaatattttaaagaaGAATTTGGAACTAAAATGTTCATGCCTTGCGCGATAAATTCCCACCTCTACAAATTACCATATCACACTGGAAATTCGACAATTCCTCCTTCGGCTAGACCCGATCACGAGCCACCCGACCCGACAAACCCGATCCGACCTGCCCGAAAAAACCCAATCCAACCTGACCCGACTAGAACATCACATGGGCTCGGGCCTATTTATTTGACCCGAGGTGATTTTCGGGTCGGGAGCGGGTCAGAATTGTAGCCCACGGGCCGACCCGACGGCCCGAAAATACACCACCAGGCCAACACTTTCATGTCTCTTCCTTCATACAACCCACCACATCTCGAAACACTCTATACGGCCCAACAACCCCAATACGGCCCAACGAACAACAATTTTAACGTGCACATGGCCTTCCAGGCTCGGAGGTTCCCAGTTCCCACCGTCAGTCAACATTTATCCTATCCGACTCATTATTCCCTCAACCGTATCTCCCCGAGCGAGCACTAGGCAGGCGGCCATCCAGGTCCGAGCGACCCCAAGCCGCAAGCAGCCAAGCACCCCGTCTCCCTTCTCATCCAGCGCCCCCCAAGTCACCCCGTTTCGCATCTCCAGCTGCCCCAACTCCCCAAGCCaccaggcggcgccggcggtggctcACAGCTCGCAGCTTGCATTCGTCGAACAAGGCATGGCAACGCGACGATAGTTGTGGAAgcgagcaacagcagcagcgtGGAGCAGTTGAAGCGGGCGACGGGGCAGTGCGCAGTGCGCGTAGGAAAGGCGTCGGGCTGGCCCACGGGTCGCCGGGCCAGCCTCGGGTCGGGCGCGGGCCGTGATTTTCAGCTCGATGCTCAGGTCGGGTCGGGCACGGGCCAGCGAAAGCAACCATCGGGTTTTGATTGGCCCGACCCGAACCCAACCCGAACCGGTGGATGATCAGGTCCACCTTCAGCACACAGGTTGTGCGCCGCCGGTCTACTTGCAGGTTGCAGCGAAAAGGACACTTCAATCACGGGGGAAGCAACGGAGGCCATGGCCATCGATGATCTCGAGATTCCCAGGTCTCTTTAAGTTCCGCGGCGTCGCGAGCCCACGGAACCACCGCTccttccaccaccaccgccacccgccgccccctcccgcccccgccaccatgTCCGACCTCCGCCCGCCGGAGCACCAGGTCGCGGGCCACCGCGCCTCCGCCAGCAAGCTGGGCCCGGTCGTCGACGGCTCCGGCCTCTTCTACAAGCCGCTCCAGGCCGGCGATCGCGGGGAGCACGAGCTCGCCTTCTACGAGGCCTTCTccgcccacgccgccgtcccgccccgCATCCGGGACGCCTTCTTCCCGCGGTTCCACGGCAcgcgcctcctccccaccgAGGCGCGGCCCGGGGAGCCGCACCCGCACCTCGTCCTCGACGACCTCCTCGCGGGCCTCGAGGCGCCCTCCGTCGCCGACATCAAGATCGGCGCCATCACGTGGCCGCCCAGCTCGCCGGAGCCCTACGTCGCCAAGTGCCTCGCCAAGGACCGCGGGACCACCAGCGTCCTCCTCGGCTTCCGCGTCTCCGGCGTCCGCGTCGTGGGCCCCGGGGGCGCCGTGTGGCGAACGGAGCGCCCGGAGGTGAAGGCGCTGGACACCGCCGGCGTCCGCCGCATGCTGCGGCGTTACGTGTCGTCCGATTCCGGCGAGGTGGTGGACTgcgcgctcgccgcggcggtgtACGGCGGGGAAGGGGGCGTCCTGTCGCAGCTGCGCGAGCTCAAGGCGTGGTTCGAGGAGCAGACTCTGTTCCACTTCTACTCAGCGTCGATTCTTCTGGGCTATGATGCCAATGCGGTGTCAGCAACCGGAGTTGGGGGTGGGGTGAGGGTGAAGCTGGTGGACTTTGCTCATGTCGCCGAGGGTGATGGGGTGATTGATCACAACTTCCTGGGCGGGCTCTGCTCGCTGATTAAGTTCATTTCTGAGATTGTTTCGGAGACTCCTGATACGCCGCCATTGGGTCCTTAAGAGGAGGACATCATGGCATTTGGGAGTTGATGACAAAGGTAAAAGCTCATCCTATATCTGTTCGTTGTTCCTTTTTGTTTATTAGATTTGCTGCTTTATATGGATGATAATAGGAGATGTAGGTTCATGGATATAAAGTGGAAGGGGAGATTTGTTCATCGCTTAGATGTTATCTTGCTATGGGTGGAGAAGATAAAGCAAATGGAAAGATTTTCTGATGTCACTTTGGTCATCAAATCAGCTACGATGTTCGATTATCTAAAGATGAGATTATAATATTGTCACTTGTGCAAAAGCTAGGGTACCAAAAGAAATAATTGATTATGCATCTGCAGATGTTAGTGAAAGATTGTGGTAGCTTTAGGCATCTCCCGAACTATATAAAAGTTAAATGATGACAAGAACATGCTATTCACAAGTGAAGGCATTTGTTCTGAGTactttttttccttgatttttGAGTGGTATGCGGAACATGAAAAGTTCAGGTAGAGGGTATCAGAGTCTTGGAATTAGAGTATACTAGAAagcaggcgcggctttgccgaTCCACTGTAGGTGTGAATCAGCCTATTCTTTTAGTTCCAGCATTTTCTTTTGATGCTCTCAACACTGCCTGTTGGTGCAATGGTTGTTCTGAACTGGTATAAACATTCGTTCTCAAA
Proteins encoded in this window:
- the LOC117852513 gene encoding inositol polyphosphate multikinase IPK2, yielding MLRSGRARASESNHRVLIGPTRTQPEPVDDQVHLQHTGCAPPVYLQVAAKRTLQSRGKQRRPWPSMISRFPGLFKFRGVASPRNHRSFHHHRHPPPPPAPATMSDLRPPEHQVAGHRASASKLGPVVDGSGLFYKPLQAGDRGEHELAFYEAFSAHAAVPPRIRDAFFPRFHGTRLLPTEARPGEPHPHLVLDDLLAGLEAPSVADIKIGAITWPPSSPEPYVAKCLAKDRGTTSVLLGFRVSGVRVVGPGGAVWRTERPEVKALDTAGVRRMLRRYVSSDSGEVVDCALAAAVYGGEGGVLSQLRELKAWFEEQTLFHFYSASILLGYDANAVSATGVGGGVRVKLVDFAHVAEGDGVIDHNFLGGLCSLIKFISEIVSETPDTPPLGP